In Cottoperca gobio chromosome 1, fCotGob3.1, whole genome shotgun sequence, a genomic segment contains:
- the LOC115013625 gene encoding multidrug and toxin extrusion protein 1-like has translation MDGSSKTPIKYCEGVKEDLKAGEAASVQSSGDGWGSCLRNIRVFIPPDYRHELVQLFKLAGPVVISQMMVFMISFVSTVFCGHLGKTELAGVALSIAVVNVTGISIGTGLSLTCDTLISQTYGSGNLKRVGVILQRGILILLLACFPCWAILINTEALLLAVRQSSEVASLAQLYVKIFMPALPAAFMYQLQGRYLQNQGIIWPQVVTGAIANIFNAVINYVFLYRLDLGVAGSAAANAISQYVLAVVLFVYICWRGLHKATWGGWTMECLQEWGPFVQLAIPSMLMLCLEWWMFEIGGFLAGLISEAELGAQSITYELAVVAYMFPLGFSAAASVRVGNALGAGNIEQAKLSCKIPIICAFIIACFVGAILTGARNVVGYIFTSEQEIVQRVADVMIIFGFMHLADAVAAVAGGVLRGAGKQLIGALCNLVGYYFIGFPIGVSLMFAANMGIEGMWTGLTICVLMQSIFFVTFVYKLDWKKAAEEALVRAGVQIKEEKEMVGMENTDSNQIQSQVSNAASSSESAEEDHTYQEVHISGHNKSTATTVGNVLSIKQLVLRRGLTLLIMVVIVVVGIFASNFLTRLLK, from the exons ATGGACGGTTCTAGCAAAACACCAATTAAATATTGCGAGGGAGTGAAGGAAGATTTAAAAGCAGGTGAAGCGGCTTCTGTTCAAAGCTCCGGTGATGGCTGGGGCTCTTGCCTGAGGAACATACGAGTCTTCATCCCGCCGGACTACCGGCATGAGCTGGTTCAACTTTTCAAACTAGCGGGACCAGTG GTCATTTCCCAGATGATGGTGTTTATGATCAGCTTCGTCAGCACTGTGTTCTGTGGTCACCTGGGGAAAACTGAACTAGCAGGAGTAGCTTTATCCATAGCG gTGGTTAATGTCACTGGTATTTCCATTGGCACTGGTTTGTCGTTAACTTGTGATACGCTCATATCCCAG ACGTATGGGAGCGGTAACCTGAAGCGTGTGGGTGTGATTCTCCAGAGGGGGATTCTGATTCTGCTGCTGGCCTGTTTTCCCTGCTGGGCTATCCTCATCAACACTGAAGCTCTCCTGCTCGCTGTCAGACAGAGCTCAGAGGTCGCCAG TCTGGCCCAGCTTTATGTGAAGATCTTCATGCCTGCTCTGCCG GCAGCTTTTATGTACCAGCTGCAGGGGAGGTATCTTCAAAATCAG GGAATTATATGGCCTCAGGTTGTAACTGGAGCCATTGCAAATATCTTCAACGCAGTCATCAACTACGTCTTCCTATACCGTCTGGATTTGGGCGTTGC tgGCTCTGCTGCAGCCAACGCTATCTCCCAGTATGTGCTGGCTGTGGTCTTATTCGTCTACATCTGCTGGAGGGGTCTGCACAAGGCCACGTGGGGAG GTTGGACAATGGAATGCCTGCAGGAGTGGGGTCCCTTCGTCCAGCTGGCCATCCCCAGTATGCTCATGCTTTGTCTTGAGTGGTGGATGTTTGAAATAGGAGGATTCCTGGCCGGATTGATTAGTGAAGCTGAGCTGGGCGCTCAGTCCATAACTTACGAGCTGGCAGTTGTGGCTTACATG TTCCCGTTAGGATTCTCTGCTGCTGCCAGCGTACGGGTTGGGAATGCTCTCGGTGCAGGAAACATAGAGCAGGCCAAGCTGTCTTGCAAAATCCCCATAATTTGTGCAT TCATAATTGCGTGTTTTGTTGGAGCCATCCTCACTGGAGCCAGAAATGTCGTTGGATACATCTTCACATCAGAACA AGAAATTGTACAGAGGGTTGCTGACGTCATGATCATATTTGGCTTCATGCATCTTGCTGATGCCGTTGCG GCTGTGGCTGGAGGAGTTCTCAGAGGAGCAGGAAAACAGCTGATTGGTGCTCTGTGTAACCTAGTGGGATACTACTTCATTGGTTTCCCTATTGGTGTGTCCCTAATGTTTGCAGCAAACATGGGCATTGAAG GAATGTGGACAGGACTTACCATTTGTGTGTTAATGCAGTCGATattttttgtcacatttgtgTACAAACTCGATTGGAAGAAGGCTGCTGAAGAG GCTCTTGTGAGAGCAGGAGTCCAGatcaaagaagaaaaggagatggTCGGGATGGAAAATACAG ACTCAAATCAGATCCAGTCCCAGGTCAGCAACGCTGCATCCAGTTCTGAGAGTGCTGAGGAGGACCACACATATCAGGAGGTGCATATTTCAGGCCACAATAAATCCACTGCCACGACAGTGGGAAATGTTCTGTCAATAAAACAGCTGGTCTTACGGCGTGGCCTCACATTGCTGATCATGGTCGTCATCGTCGTCGTTGGAATCTTTGCAAGTAACTTCCTCACCAGGCTGCTGAAATGA